atGAACTTTGTGACAGTATTAATTAACTTTTACGGCTTGACACTCTGGGAACTGCTAAGATAAGGCTAAAgttcagataggcctacataaatcaATAGAAAGAGAAACAGTTAGCCAGCATGAAGGATAAGAaatatgtaatatatatatatattgattttgTCTGTAACATTCCGGCCCCATAAATGCGTCCTAGCCTAGCATTTACCTAATATTCAAATCTACAAGAGACAAAATCCCTAAATCTACAAACAACCAGCCGCACATGGGCCTACATGCATACCGTAATACATATCATGGATGAGCAGTCAAAGGTTGTATGTGACAAGGTCACGCGCATCGTGTGTCATAAACATTGCCCCCCAAAAGAAACATGCTGGTCAGATGAAACTCATTAGATATCAACAGACGACTCAAGTAAACATAGCTTCGTGACAGGTCGTGTCAGCTCATTGTGATGTGTTTTGATCTTGGCTGACCTTACCAGGTTGTCCTTACCAGGATACGTCTCAATTACTCGTCCCAACAACCAGGAATTCCTGTGAGCATTGTCATCTACAATCAGAACCAGGTCATCTGGCTTCAGGTTTTGACTTGCGTGACACCACTTCTGGCGCTCTTGCAGTGCAGTCAGATACTCCTTGGTCCACCTACGCCAAAACAAATCAGCAAGATACTGTACTTGCTTCCATTTCCTTCTGTACAGATCGGCCTCATCAAACAGTCCAGGAGGTTGACAGGTTCCGGGGCGCAGGAGCAGCAAATGGTTTGGTGTGATGGGTTGTAAGTCATCTGGGTCATCTGACAGCTTCGTCAGGGGTCTTCCATTTATTATGGCTTCGACTAGACACATCATTGTGTGAAGAGTATCGTCTGTCAGGTTCTGCTGCTTTATTATGCCATCTAGCACTTTCCTTACAGACCTGATTTGCCTCTCCCATACACCACCCATATGGGATGCTGCAGGGGGATTGAAAACCCATGTGATTTCTCGTTGGCGCATGTACTCCTCAATACGGCTGAGATTCCATTCCCGTATTGCTTTCTTTAACTCTTTCTGAGCACCCACAAAGTTTGTGCCATTATCGGATCGGATCCTGATCGGCATCCCTCGCCTACTAACGAATCTCTGCAGGGCATTGATGAACGAATCAGTTGTAAGATTCTCTGCCACCTCAATGTGTATGGCCCGGGTCGTGAGGCAGGTAAATATGCAGCCATACCGCTTCACCATGCTGCGGCCTCGTTTAACTTGAAATGGGCCGAAGTAGTCCAATCCAACATGACAAAAGGCGGCTCTAGGGGAAGCAACACGGTCACTTGGCAAGTCTGCCATTTGTTGAATCATTGGTTTCACATTTCTTTTGCGACAGTGCAGACATTTTGTGTTGTTCCTTCTTACGGCCAGCCTTCCCTTGATTATCCAAAATTTCTGACGGACTTCCGTCAGTATCCTTTCCGATCCCGAGTGGCCCGTCAAATTATGAGAGTAACGAACTATCAAGTCCACCACATGGTGTTTCTTCGGCAATATGATCTGGTGCTTGGTTTCATCAGGAAGGTTGGAGTTTTCCAATCGACCACCCACACGCAGGATCCCATCGCTGTCCAGCACTGGGTTCAGCTTCTTTAGCTTGCAGGTCTTGAAGTTTGCCTGAATGTCACCAAATGCCTTCTTCTGCACGAATTTCAGCACCTCCTGCTCAGCTTCCAAAAGTTCATCTACAGTGAGGCCACGTCTTGGAGGGGTCATGGCAACTTGTCCGGGAATGTCCTTATTCTTGACCTTCTGGTGTAGCACCTTCTTCAGTCGCAGCATCCATGCAATCCCTTTCTTGAGCCTATACCAACAGGAATAGTGATTTATCATCGTGCTGATTGCCTGTTGTCCTCCATCCTGAGTCGGGTTCGTTGCATAAACCTTCACCTCCGGTTTGACCTCAATCATTCCTTCAGTCTCAATAACAATGGGCTCTTTAGGCCATTGCGTCTCCTGCTGTTTCAAGAATTCTGGTCCGTTTCTCCACCGATCATTTCCGCTTCCAATCAATTCATCGGCTGTCATACCCCGTGATACATCATCTGCCGGATTCTGATCTGTGGGTACATGCCTCCACTGAGTAGGCACTGTGCTCTCGTGGATTTTAGCCACCCTGTTTGCCACGAAGGTCTGGTATCTCTTTGTCTTATTCCTTATGTAATAAAGTACAATCATGCTGTCTGTCCAAAAGACAGACTCGCAGAGAGGGATCTCGAGCTCGCTACGCAGAAGTTTGTCTAGTTTCACTGCTTCGACAGCAGCCGTAAGTTCCAGCCTTGGGATGGTGGTGGTCTTTAATGGGGTTAACTTTGCCTTGGTCATTACTAGTGCGCAATGGACACGTCCATATATGTCCTCTTGTCTGAGGTAGCTTGTCGCGCCAAACCCTCCTTCAGATGCATCTGAAAAATGGTGCAGCTGGTTATGTACTACAGTGTCCTGATCTTCTGAACGCAGACATCGTGGCACAGAGAAATTTTCAAGCTTTGGTAAATCTTCAAGCCACCTGTTCCACTGCTGCTGTTGATGTTGGGACATTCCATCATCCCACCCTAACTTTTCTCTGCACAGATCCTGGAATATAGTCCTCGCTTTCAACACGAATGGACTAACCAATCCTAGAGGGTCATAAACAGAACTCAGGATGCTAAGCACTCCTCGTCTTGTCATGGGGCGATCTTGTGTGGTAATACACGGTCTGAAGGTATCCTGTTCTACATCCCAAACCATTCCCAAAGCTCGTTCAGTGGGTAGACCATCGCTGTCTAAATCTAGGTCCTTCATCCCCATGGCCAAGTCAGAATTTGGAATGGCTTTCAAGAGAACCCGGCTGTTACTGGCCCATTTGATGACATCCATTCCTCCTCTCTTGAGCATTTCTCGAAGACTGGTTGCCAGTACAATAGCCTCAGGGTCATTTACCTTACTTCCAAGGACATCATCTACATACATTGACCTATTTACGGTTTCAGCTGTCTCAGGAGGGAAGTCTGAAGCATTGTCAGCTGCAGTCTTCTTCAATGCATAGTTTGCAGCACTGGGGCTCCAAACCCCACCAAAGATATGTGTTCGCATTCTATAAATCCTTGGAGCCTTCGTTATATCACCCTCGTCGAAATACAGGAAGCGGAGCACATCCCTATGATCCTTTTCAACCCTGACCTGATTAAACATTGCCCGCACATCTGACGTGAACCCTACCTTCTCCTGGCGGAACCGCAACAGTACTCCAATCAACTTATTGGTCAAGTCAGGACCTTGGAGCACATTTTCATTCAGTGAGGTTCCTCTGTGTTTCGCAGCACAGTCAAACACAATTCTGGTTTTCTCTGGCTTCTTTGGGTTCAGTACGGGATGGTGAGGGAGGTACCAGACCATTCCGTCCTTTCTGCTTATTTCTTCATCAGGCACCAATTCTGCATAACCTTCTTCCAGCAGGGTCTTGAACTCAGTGTTGTACCTCTCATGTAGGGTAGCATCTTTCTGAAACCTTCTTCCTAGGCTTTCCAACCTTTTCTTCGCCATACTGTAATTGTCCGGTAAATTTGGAGGCCTTTGTTTGAATGGTATGGGCAAAGTATAATGTCCATCCTGTAACACGGCTGTCCTATCCCAAAGGTCAACCACCTTTCTATCATCCATGGATAGACCAGTTCCATCACCTAGATTGTCGAGCTTCCAAAATCGCTCGACCTGCTGCTGTAGACTTGTGTCATTGTTGATAAAGTGACAGCTGTGCCGCTCATCAGTCCTTCCATTCTCTCCAAATGGTCCATTTAGGGTCCATCCCAGGGCTGTCCTTACAGCGTACGGTACTCTTCGGGGATCGTCATCGTGACTCTTGACCTCCAGCGGGACCAAAGCCTCCGGCACGTCCTGTCCTATAAGTAGGTCTACCTTGTCAGTGTCTACCGTCAGAATATCAAGTCCTTGTAAATGAGGCAAGTCATTTAAGTCGGACGGTTTTATGTCATTAGGCCTAACGTTGAGATTAGACTTGGAGAAAACATGAGGAAGAGTAATAACCTCCTTACCATCGAGGTCAGCCACTTCCAATCCATAAATCGTGGTCTCAAATCGACTGTCTTTCCTCTCTATTGTTGTCAATTCTGTAATTGCCGTTTTTCCCTTTAGTCCAAGTTTGGTCGCCAGACTTTCCGTGCATAGTGTTGCCGTAGAACAGTTGTCCAACATCGCATAGGTTATGACTTCTTCATTCCCTCCGATACCCTTGACCTTTACCGGAATGATTGGCGAGGCAATACGGTTGATACCGGCCCCAGTGGACAAAACTGTGGCATTGGACCTTGCAGGTTGCGGCTTGACATCGGCCTTCTTCTCTTGAACATCGTGCCCGTCTGCACGAGACTTGGGTGCAGGAGCGCCATCCAAATGAAGGAGCGTGTTGTGTTTGTTCCCACAGCCAGAAACTTTACATGCAGGAGGATTACGACAATTTGATGCAAAATGCGGTCCTTTCAAACAATTCTTGCAGACCTTGTTGTCTCTCACAGTTACCCATCTCTCATTTTGCGTCATCTTCTTGAATATTTCACAGGCCGTCACATGATGCGCCTCTTTGCATACCAGGCATTTGGGTACCCTGGGCTTATCACCACTTGAACCTTGGTAACCTGTATCCGTCTGGATACTGAACGCTGACCCATGACCAGGTCTTTGCTTGTTGTTCGACTTGTGGTTGGATTCTGTCTTGGATTCCTTAGCACCACACTTACCAAACACAGGATCATTTTCTTCCTCTGCGGCTTCAGAAATAAGCTGCAGAAGGTCCTTAATGCCTGGGTTTCCTTGACTAGGCCTATCATCCTTGGTTTTCCGTATCTTCTGGACCACTCTTTTCCATCTATTCTGAAGATACTGTGGCAACCTCTCAACGATCTGCACCAAGTACGAATCGTTTAAGCGATCCAGCTGTTTCATTGCAGTCAAAGTTTCAACACAGTTTTTCAGGTCATCAGCTAGATCTCTTATCGCTTCTGGACCCTTGGCTTGCTTTCTGTTGACAATCCGGTTAACCCAGGCCTGACTCACCACAAAATCACTGCCAAACCGGTCCTTTAAAAGTTTCCTGGCAAGCTTGTAACCCTCTGTAGGGTCCTTAACTGCACAACACTCAATTACCTGCCTTGCCTTTCCAGTACAGTAACGGAGAAGCCTACTTAGCTTGACACTATCATCAATGAGGTCACGGTCAACAGAGTTCTCAAACGCTCTTATAAACAACCAATACCTGAGAGGATCCCCATCGAAGGTCATCAGGTCAACCTTAGGCAACTGCAGTGTATTCAATAACAACCTTTGCTGCTGCTGCCCTTGATGCAAAACCTCCATAAGTGCATCCGGAAGTGCACTCACGTGACTTACTGGTACCTCCGTTGCCtggatacatgtacttacttcaTTGTTTCCTTGAAATGGAGTAGGTCTAAGGAAATTGGTGGTGACACTTTCTGGAGCCATCGGGGTCGGGGTCGACTGGTAATTGGAGATGTTGCCATGAACTTGGCCGGGATGAAACGCAGGTTGCCTGGGATTCAATCTAGGGTCgggaattaggcctacttgtcCGGGGTCACGCTTTGGCTTGTCCTGTGACTCATTCCCGGAAACGCCCACCTTCTCATTAGTAGGTGACGTTCTACTTGAGTGAACCATGGAACATGCCCTTTCCTTGGCCCGAGCATGCGCCAATTTTGCCTTCAGCTCAAGCTCTTCCCGCTGTTGTACCATCTCGAGCTCCTTCTTGGCAAGAGCTTGTCTCTCAGCCAGTAGTGACGCCTCTACTTCATAAACGGCACAATTGGCTGCTGCCCGCATCTGGGCCATGGAAACATTGGACCTGTGGCTGCCGCTACGGGTGCTGCTACGACTTTTGACAGACCTGTGCTCAGAAGCCATGGTTGAAATTGAATCATCTGGGCTGACACTAGTATCAAATGAGCTTACATCTGAACCGACACTACTGACCCCCCCTTCTGAGATCCTGTCTTTTAAAGCCTCAGACCAAGAAGATATCTCTTCTAAGCGTTGACCCATGAAACGCGCAACCCTATCGACATACAACCTCGACTCAGCAATATCTTCTGGACTGTAAAGAAGACTATGATATGCATTATGGCATGCAAGAAAATTTGTGAACAGCCTACCTAGTTCTTCGCCTAAATCAT
Above is a window of Lineus longissimus chromosome 3, tnLinLong1.2, whole genome shotgun sequence DNA encoding:
- the LOC135484315 gene encoding uncharacterized protein LOC135484315: MAFSMVPQRDLKVLKKKRSTAKGLLTRKGNEIQTLLDCVDSYGQLSRINDLGEELGRLFTNFLACHNAYHSLLYSPEDIAESRLYVDRVARFMGQRLEEISSWSEALKDRISEGGVSSVGSDVSSFDTSVSPDDSISTMASEHRSVKSRSSTRSGSHRSNVSMAQMRAAANCAVYEVEASLLAERQALAKKELEMVQQREELELKAKLAHARAKERACSMVHSSRTSPTNEKVGVSGNESQDKPKRDPGQVGLIPDPRLNPRQPAFHPGQVHGNISNYQSTPTPMAPESVTTNFLRPTPFQGNNEVSTCIQATEVPVSHVSALPDALMEVLHQGQQQQRLLLNTLQLPKVDLMTFDGDPLRYWLFIRAFENSVDRDLIDDSVKLSRLLRYCTGKARQVIECCAVKDPTEGYKLARKLLKDRFGSDFVVSQAWVNRIVNRKQAKGPEAIRDLADDLKNCVETLTAMKQLDRLNDSYLVQIVERLPQYLQNRWKRVVQKIRKTKDDRPSQGNPGIKDLLQLISEAAEEENDPVFGKCGAKESKTESNHKSNNKQRPGHGSAFSIQTDTGYQGSSGDKPRVPKCLVCKEAHHVTACEIFKKMTQNERWVTVRDNKVCKNCLKGPHFASNCRNPPACKVSGCGNKHNTLLHLDGAPAPKSRADGHDVQEKKADVKPQPARSNATVLSTGAGINRIASPIIPVKVKGIGGNEEVITYAMLDNCSTATLCTESLATKLGLKGKTAITELTTIERKDSRFETTIYGLEVADLDGKEVITLPHVFSKSNLNVRPNDIKPSDLNDLPHLQGLDILTVDTDKVDLLIGQDVPEALVPLEVKSHDDDPRRVPYAVRTALGWTLNGPFGENGRTDERHSCHFINNDTSLQQQVERFWKLDNLGDGTGLSMDDRKVVDLWDRTAVLQDGHYTLPIPFKQRPPNLPDNYSMAKKRLESLGRRFQKDATLHERYNTEFKTLLEEGYAELVPDEEISRKDGMVWYLPHHPVLNPKKPEKTRIVFDCAAKHRGTSLNENVLQGPDLTNKLIGVLLRFRQEKVGFTSDVRAMFNQVRVEKDHRDVLRFLYFDEGDITKAPRIYRMRTHIFGGVWSPSAANYALKKTAADNASDFPPETAETVNRSMYVDDVLGSKVNDPEAIVLATSLREMLKRGGMDVIKWASNSRVLLKAIPNSDLAMGMKDLDLDSDGLPTERALGMVWDVEQDTFRPCITTQDRPMTRRGVLSILSSVYDPLGLVSPFVLKARTIFQDLCREKLGWDDGMSQHQQQQWNRWLEDLPKLENFSVPRCLRSEDQDTVVHNQLHHFSDASEGGFGATSYLRQEDIYGRVHCALVMTKAKLTPLKTTTIPRLELTAAVEAVKLDKLLRSELEIPLCESVFWTDSMIVLYYIRNKTKRYQTFVANRVAKIHESTVPTQWRHVPTDQNPADDVSRGMTADELIGSGNDRWRNGPEFLKQQETQWPKEPIVIETEGMIEVKPEVKVYATNPTQDGGQQAISTMINHYSCWYRLKKGIAWMLRLKKVLHQKVKNKDIPGQVAMTPPRRGLTVDELLEAEQEVLKFVQKKAFGDIQANFKTCKLKKLNPVLDSDGILRVGGRLENSNLPDETKHQIILPKKHHVVDLIVRYSHNLTGHSGSERILTEVRQKFWIIKGRLAVRRNNTKCLHCRKRNVKPMIQQMADLPSDRVASPRAAFCHVGLDYFGPFQVKRGRSMVKRYGCIFTCLTTRAIHIEVAENLTTDSFINALQRFVSRRGMPIRIRSDNGTNFVGAQKELKKAIREWNLSRIEEYMRQREITWVFNPPAASHMGGVWERQIRSVRKVLDGIIKQQNLTDDTLHTMMCLVEAIINGRPLTKLSDDPDDLQPITPNHLLLLRPGTCQPPGLFDEADLYRRKWKQVQYLADLFWRRWTKEYLTALQERQKWCHASQNLKPDDLVLIVDDNAHRNSWLLGRVIETYPGKDNLVRSAKIKTHHNELTRPVTKLCLLESSVDI